A window of the Proteus terrae subsp. cibarius genome harbors these coding sequences:
- the caiF gene encoding carnitine metabolism transcriptional regulator CaiF, with protein MCEEYMSKPLYLSIADWVQEQERWVSAKEIAKKFDIPQCNAINIVSYILSDVKEIECETKSVPNQLEGRGCQCQRMIKVSHIDPQLYSRLKGHVQGKSSQSSPEKIAAMIPHGLNHEQKWQWMLSKSQRR; from the coding sequence ATGTGTGAAGAATACATGAGTAAGCCACTTTATCTGTCAATTGCTGACTGGGTTCAAGAGCAAGAACGTTGGGTAAGTGCAAAGGAAATCGCAAAAAAATTCGATATTCCTCAATGCAATGCGATTAATATCGTTTCTTACATTCTTTCTGATGTAAAAGAAATTGAGTGTGAAACGAAAAGTGTACCTAACCAACTAGAAGGTAGAGGCTGTCAGTGTCAACGAATGATCAAAGTGAGTCATATCGATCCTCAACTTTATTCACGCTTAAAAGGCCATGTTCAAGGTAAAAGTAGTCAAAGTTCTCCTGAAAAAATAGCGGCAATGATCCCTCATGGGTTGAACCATGAGCAAAAATGGCAATGGATGTTGTCAAAATCTCAACGTCGCTAA
- the caiD gene encoding crotonobetainyl-CoA hydratase: MSQSLHLTTRGSVLEIVLDRPKANAIDAKTSHEMGEVFLRFRDDPNLRVAIITGAGERFFSAGWDLKAAAEGEAPDADFGAGGFAGLTELFNLDKPVIAAVNGYAFGGGFELALAADMMVCSDNASFALPEAQLGIVPDSGGVLRLPKRLPPAIVNEMLMTGRRMNADEALRWGIANRVVSSAELMDSARELADQIANSAPLAVAALKEIYRATSELSIEEGYKLMRSGVLKHYPSVLHSEDATEGPLAFAEKRAPEWKGR, from the coding sequence ATGAGCCAGTCATTACACCTAACAACTCGTGGTTCAGTACTTGAAATTGTATTAGATAGACCAAAAGCGAATGCCATTGATGCGAAAACAAGCCATGAAATGGGCGAAGTTTTTCTGCGTTTTCGTGATGATCCCAACTTACGTGTTGCGATTATTACAGGTGCAGGTGAACGCTTTTTCTCTGCAGGATGGGATTTAAAAGCTGCAGCTGAAGGTGAAGCACCTGATGCTGACTTTGGTGCCGGTGGTTTTGCTGGTTTAACTGAGCTTTTCAATCTGGATAAACCTGTCATTGCTGCAGTTAACGGCTATGCTTTTGGTGGTGGTTTTGAATTAGCACTCGCTGCCGACATGATGGTGTGTTCAGACAATGCTTCTTTTGCTTTACCTGAAGCACAGTTAGGCATTGTACCTGACAGTGGCGGTGTTCTGCGTTTACCTAAACGTTTACCACCCGCTATCGTCAATGAAATGCTGATGACAGGTCGTCGCATGAATGCCGACGAAGCGCTTCGTTGGGGTATTGCAAACCGTGTTGTCAGCTCCGCTGAACTTATGGACAGCGCACGCGAACTTGCAGACCAAATTGCCAACAGTGCCCCACTGGCTGTTGCTGCATTAAAAGAGATTTACCGCGCTACTAGCGAGCTTTCTATTGAAGAGGGTTACAAACTTATGCGCAGTGGTGTGTTAAAACATTACCCAAGTGTTTTACATTCAGAAGACGCCACCGAAGGCCCACTAGCCTTTGCTGAAAAACGCGCGCCTGAGTGGAAAGGCCGGTAA
- the caiE gene encoding carnitine operon protein CaiE, which produces MSIYAFEGLIPVVHPTAYVHPSAVLIGDVIIGAGVYIGPLASLRGDYGRLIVEAGANLQDGCIMHGYTDMDTIVRENGHIGHGAILHSCIIGRDSLVGMNSVIMDGAIIGEESIVAAMSFVKAGFQGQPRQMLIGSPAKHVRDITDNDMEWKRMNTREYQDLAVRCRQSLVETTPLTAPEPNRPRLRGTTDVKPKGQ; this is translated from the coding sequence ATGAGTATCTACGCGTTTGAAGGTCTTATTCCTGTGGTTCATCCAACAGCTTATGTTCATCCATCTGCTGTATTAATTGGTGATGTGATTATCGGTGCGGGTGTTTATATCGGCCCCTTGGCATCACTAAGAGGGGATTATGGGCGCTTGATTGTTGAAGCAGGTGCTAACCTTCAAGACGGTTGTATCATGCACGGCTATACCGATATGGATACCATTGTTAGAGAAAATGGGCATATCGGACACGGTGCCATTCTTCATAGTTGTATTATCGGGCGTGACAGTTTAGTCGGCATGAATAGCGTGATTATGGATGGTGCAATAATCGGCGAAGAAAGTATTGTTGCCGCCATGAGCTTTGTAAAAGCAGGCTTTCAAGGGCAACCTCGGCAAATGCTGATTGGTAGCCCTGCAAAACATGTGCGAGATATTACTGACAATGACATGGAATGGAAGCGTATGAACACACGCGAATATCAAGACTTGGCGGTTCGTTGTCGCCAAAGCTTAGTTGAAACCACACCTTTAACTGCACCTGAACCTAATCGCCCGCGTTTACGCGGTACAACAGATGTAAAGCCGAAAGGTCAGTGA